The following is a genomic window from Dryobates pubescens isolate bDryPub1 chromosome 22, bDryPub1.pri, whole genome shotgun sequence.
TACTTATCTGTCGCATCCTGTGCAGTTTTAACAGGTATGTTTAATCATGATATAGTCAATTGCAGATAGCATTCAGATAAATgaagctaaagttaaatcttgTCAGCTCTCTCATGAGAGCTTCCTTTTTAGGAAAAGACCCTGAAGGGATTTTAAGCCGATACATCTGGAAAATGGAACAGAGGGTGACACACTGTCTCCCTCAGCCAAcaagtctgcagagaagcttACGCAATGTGCGCTGTCTGTACAGCTTCAGAGCGTCCTCTCTGGAGAACATTTCTCGCTGGCACGGACAGCTGAAAGGTTAAGAAATGTCCTGTTGCCGAAAGATACTAAGAGGAATAGGTGTTTCGAGGTCAGATTCGGCTTGAATACCAAGGAATCTCTGATCACTAGGACATGATACTCTAGACTTTCTGAGGGATTTCAAACCTTACTGCCAGGAAGTAAAAATGCTCTGAGCCACCCggagttttctttcttcccaggAAAGCGCAACCCGGCTCACTCGCGACAGCGCGCTGAAGCCTTCTTCTcgaaagagagaaacaaaccaGCTCGAAAACCTCACTGTAAAAGTCAAATACAGATCCCCTTTTTCCTCAGAGGCCACTACCACTCCCGATGCGCGGCGCGCCGCCCCAGGGCCGCTCGGGCCTCGCCGGAGCTGCCAGCGAGGCCTAACTACCCGCCGCCCTCTTTGAAGGAAGCTCCCAGCCTTGATCATAGAGATAAAGGCACTCCCACGCCACACGTTAGTACCAAGCCTACAGAGGAGTTTCACGCTGCTTCCCATAGGCACGATCGGCTTTTGTTTCCAGCCTGGGCCGAGGAGCAGGACACCCCGCGCCGTATTAACCCCTACTGAGCGCACTCCAATTGCCGTATGTGCCCCCATAGACGTTCCCAAAAGGAGGCATTACCGTATTTACCATTACTAACACACCAACACGTTTCACGACGTGAAGCACAACACGTGCTCCCGTATATCGCGGTACAGAAGCGCAAAACCGTAATGTCCGTCATAAACACGGCACACCGGAGGAGCGCATGCGTCATGAGGTGACGGGAGTGCGACCCGGTGGGGTGAGGAGGAGCGGCCAGTCCCGCCTCTTTCCCGCGGCTCTCGGTGCCGGCGAGGCCTGCCCCGGTCCTGATTCGCCGCCGGCGGACTCCCGGGGTAGCGCGGAGCCATGGCGCAGCGGAGGGCGGCAGAGCGCGGGCCTTGCCAAACGGAGGCGGagagtgccaggcagcagcggCAGCTTCTAGAAGGTGCCGGGGACTGGGGCGGCGGGAGCGCGCGACCTCgtcctgccaggggcagccgCGCGGGCTGGGCCCTGCCCACCCCTCTATCTGCCCGCGCCGCGGACTGGGCGGGAGCGCTGCCGCTATGTGGGGGATGAGGTGGGGTCTGCCCCTGACAGCAGGGCCgggggtgggatgggggagCAAGTCGCCCGGCTCACCTCCTAGTGAGGAAACGCGCCTGGCTTCCGTGTGCGTGTGTGCGTTACTCCACTGTCAGCGCAAAAAGTGGCAGAAAGTGCAGTTCGCcgtattttccttcttttgtttgtgtgtgtgtgttgttctgTAAGTTGCCCGTTTATTATTTAAATTCCTGGAGAAAATGCTGTTAAACAGCCCCTGGTGAGATGGTTATGCTTGTAACTGCTGCCTGGATGCCCTCTTCTGCCctggtggcctcagcagaggcaGCGCACACCTGTGGGGTCAGGCTGACCTCAAAGCAGGAGGCGCTAACGCCGGCGGAACTGCCAGCGGCCCGGCTCTGTGCCCGCTGTGTCTTTCGTCAGCCTTTTGCCGCGTTTCACAACAGGGTGCTGGCAGCGCCACACGCTTCAGTGTTGCGGTGGTCATGCCACCGGGGGATGGGAATGCAGCCCTAGCATGACCGTGATGTGCAGGTGACCAGCACAGCTCACTCTGCTTGCTGCGCGGTCTTCCAGCAGTGTCTGCGGAGAGCTTTTGGATACGTGCACGTGGATGCATGGAGTTCTTAATGGTTATTTTTTGGTTTAAGATACTTAATGCACGTACCTGCATTTGTGTCCATTAGTGAACTGCGTATTTATGGTCATATTGGTAAAAATCTAAAGTACAAGACAGGCCCAAGTTGTGATTGTGTCACTACTCCCATTACTTCCTTTTCACAAGAATTTAAAGGCTAATAAAACCTAGCATAGACATACCCAAGAGAAGTCTTTTTACATGAATGTAAAATATGTATAGTTCCTGAGTCTGAGAACTGTCATTTTTATATCCCAggctggggggtgtgtgtgtgttcacatCTTTTATTCTGATGGGCACATCACCTAGTTGGCTAGTGGCTGTGCTTGGTATTCTTTCCAAAGAGATTAAACAAAAGAAGAACCTGTTTCAGAGTACATACCAAAGATTTAACTTCATGTTAAATCTCCAGTTAACTAGACTGGCAGAAGATTTCtgttgaaaaggaaaataatgtgtGGCttactttgttttgctttatttttatttattaattgaGGTGTAAATCATTGTGGTTCATGGACACTGGATTCTCTGAGATTCTTGCCAGCATAAGAACTTCAGATTTGTTTGAAAGCTTTCAGGGAATGAGTGACTTTCATGTTATTGAAATTATTGGTGGGACGATTATGTCCACAGAGAGCTTAACATTTCCTTAAAGTGTAAGTTTTAAATCTGTTGTAAGATGTGTTTGTGGGTTATATTGTTATTGTTTTCTTAACTTTTTCTTAACCTTTTTCTTAACTTTGCTCCTGTTTAATTTCAGGGAAAGCTCTGGCAGAAGGTGGATCAGCTCGGACATCACTTCTTATTTTAGTTTCCATCTTCTTATCAGCTGCTTTCCTTATGTTCCTGGTATATAAAAATTTCCCACAACTGAGTGAGTAAGTATGTCAGGAAAGAGAAATTTATTTGCTCTTCACTCATTGCCAAACTGTGGAGGAGCCTACATGAGGTTAAGTGATTTTTAAACTGACATGAGTTAATTATAGATATAACCTCATTTTTGTAATTTGAGTTTAGAGCCTAGAACAGCAGAACACAATGTCTAATACTGAATGCAAACTGTTGGGATCTGTGTAAAGAGTTATACTTGACTAAGGGTTTCTGTTGGATGGTTGAGATACCATGTTTTGAATAGTTACCCCTTGACACATTAGCAGTGGTAACTAGCTATATTCTTAATCTTCAGCAGTTGAGAGCCAAAACATGCTTGGTTAGGGCTAGGTTTATTTCAGAATTCCTTGTGCAGGCTGTCATCAAAAGGGTGCACCCTCCTTCCTTTGTGGATAAGCTTAACGTtctctttttctcatttttgttGCAAGAGCTACTCTTGTTGGGAAGGTAGATAATTTAACAAGATGAAAACCTACTTGTCTGGCAACATCTTTTTCATTTAGTAGTTAATTCTGTATGATTAACTTGCTCAACAAGTTCATTTTTCAATGAACCAATCACTAAGTCCAATATAGAGAAAGACTGGACACTCAACTGCGCTGCCCACGATTGCATCAGTTTAAGGAGTGAAAGGAGATTTTGCTCTTAAATCTGTTTGTTGCGAGGTGAAACTCTGCCACTCTTGCTGCACTTCAAATGTTATGAACCCCAGTGTTGAGGCAGTTACAGCTGGGTGTGGCAGAAATTTGCTTTAAGTAATTAACTCTTTTTGATCAGTACTtggtaagaaaaaaaagtaatcctAGGAATGAAGCAGCTTGCAGTAAAACAAATATCTAAAATTTTGGATTTTCTTATACTGAACATACTATAACTACTAAGTGTTCATCTGAGAACATTATCTCAGCAACAAGCATGTAGTTTGTTTGCTGAGGGTTGCAGTTATACTTTCTGTTTATATTTACCACTGTGACTGCTCTTTttgcagagaagaaagagaatgtATAAAGGTTCCTAGAGATATGGATGATGCAAAGGCCTTGGGAAAAGTCTTGTCCAAATATAAGGACACATTTTATGTTCAAGTATTAGTGGCCTATTTTGCAACATATGTTTTGTATCCTTTTTCTGAAATAAAAGGCAGTTTTGATGTAGTCACGTTTCTccgaaaaaaaccaacaatcatagaatggtaggggttggaagggacatctgatTGGAAAAATACAAATTTATAAATTCTTGGTTATGGGTGAAGGAAGCTAATATACCCAGGTGTGTTCACAGAAAGATACAAATATTGTAAAGTGTTTGAAGTTAAAACACTTATTTGTGTTTCAGTATGGGTTTTTTAAGTCTAAGAAAGGATTGTGTGGAAGGAAATTGCATGTGTGTATAGTGTAAGTGCTGTGGATTTGTCTGCAGCTTCATCTTGACTGTTATGGACAAGACTTTTAGCTTTGATGTTGGCCTTGGTCTCATTTTAGTGTTACACTGAGTTTTTTAATTGCAAATTGAATTGCCAGTTAGAAATTGCTGTTGATTCTAAAGGAAAACTGAAATTACCACACTGCTGTTTcttgagatattcaaaactACTGTATAAGAGTAATTTATAGAATATATTACAGTATTTCTCACATAAAATGTTTTGAGCCTTCCTTCATCTCTCCAGTGCCTACATTGAAAACTCAAATCTGTTTTCTCTGAGAGTGCTAAATTTCTGAAGTACTTTCTGCCTAGGGAGACACAAAGGCTATCCTATGTTCTGTGTTAACTTTTGTCCTGAGTGCAGAATATATTAATTAATCATTAAACATATTCTTACTGGAACACTTAACTAAAGGTTAATAACTTTCAAGAGCTGTCTAAGAGGTTTGTTTCATAGTTTAATGCAGAAGGCTTTCATAACTTGGGAAGGAATTAGTACTGAATGTGCCATGAGTAATTATCCTCTAGCTTGTTCTTTTTAAGTGTAGGTCACAAAGTAATGAattgtgaagaaaattaaatgtTGCAGTTTATATATTAACAAGTAGAACAGAATTGGCTGTTTATTGGACTACTGTAGCAGCTGATGTGATGACATTCACTCTCTCAGTGGTAGACAGGGATCAGCTAACAAACATGTTGCAGTTATCACAGAACCTTGACACTTGCTTAGAAAATAGCTGTCCTAGTTGTAATGGACTTTATAAAGGAAGATTCTTTGGCTGTTTGATACTTTGGTCCATTCAACTCAGTTAAATAGTGTGCAGATCTGTTTTGCTTTATGATTTCTGTCCAAAAGTGGCTCTGCCACTTTGTTGACAGTCAGTTTGTCTGCTTATGTTGCTGGAACTGAACTTACGCCTTTCTGAAAAAGTTTGCCTAAAGCTGGTGGTCATCTAGTGACTGCAGCATGCCCATTTGTAAAGAAGTAGTAGTTGTCACTCTTCTGTGAAACTCATAGGCTTTGACAGGTCTGAACTTCTCAGAGAGAATGGCTCAAATCTGCATATCTCCAGTCAGCACTGTAAAAAATCAGAAATGTATATTTCCTCTTGTGTCATAATAAATGCCCAGTGTCAGATGTAGCACAGATAAAATGTTGTAGAGCTTTTATTTAGTGACTTGTTCTATGTACCATGGTGAATATTCCCCTGGTTTCTCTGTGCTTGGGCTTCTTGTGCTACTCTGCAGATGTATTTTGAAGATCTTTAGAAGCTATGTCTATTTATGTTTTCTCAAATTGTAATATGAATTCTGACTGCTTATAAAATTCAAAATTGCATAGgtttttgattttatttttttccttaactaAGATGCCTCCAGCTTACAGACATTTGCTATTCCTGGGTCTATATTCCTCAGTATCCTGTCAGGGTTTCTTTATCCCTTTCCGCTGGCCTTATTTCTTGTTTGTCTGGTAAGTATGAAAAATAGCTTGTGAGAGTATATCTGCCTATTTGGAAATATAGCTAAGCATCTTAACAACTTCCTGAGTGAAGAAGGCATATGCTTTAGTTTCTGAGGAATGAAATTCACTGTTGCATTGGGTGATAACTGAAAAGACTAAGCTGTTTCTCCCAAGTTTTCTTAATAATAGAAGCATCTGAGTGTGATTCAGCCAGTGCTTCCTGTAAATTTGTCAGGCATGCACCAGAACCTGATTTGAATTTCAGAGCACTATTACTGCAGTTATACTATAATGCTGCAAAATGCTGGTTTTAAATGACATAAATGCTCAAGAAATGTAAGGTATGAAATGTATGTAGTTGAAGAGCTTTAAAAAATGTCACAAATAAGTATGAATGAGGTTATTGAACCAGTATGGAGGACCAAGCTGATGAATTTTCAAGTTTGAATCTCTTCAATACCATTGTGCCCCTTATTTGCAAAGCTCTCAGTGTTCAAGATCTTAGAATAAAACTTCAGAAACACTCAGTATTAAGCAAGAAGTAGTCAGCATTGTCTGCTTTGAATGTTAAGATTGATCTAAAAGCCTTGAAAATAAAGGAAGTCTTGGGTCAACAACATTCCTAGTATTTGATACTGCTGAAGAAAAGCCCTTCAGCCTCAATGGAGGACTGTATAGAAGCAGGCTCTACCTAGCCACTGTAGTTAATACAAATATAAGGCTCAAATTCTTCAGAGTTTCTGCtcatttgttctggttttgatttttttgtttgttggtttgttttttttcctcccccagtGCTCAGGACTTGGAGCATCCTTCTGCTATATGCTTTCATACCTAGTGGGACGTCCTGTTATATACAGATATTTAACAGAAAAAGCAGTAAAATGGTCAGAACAGGTAAAGTTTCTAAAAATGCTGAAATTTATGATAAAAAATGTATAGTGGAATAGTGTGGAAAACTTTAGGATCTCTGTGCATCTAGTTAAAAAGAAAGGATTCTGACTCCTTTCTGTCACTGTGTAGTTATTTtgagtatttttttaaacagtggGAAGTGTTCCTGCTTTTATAATACATCCTGTGAGGAAGCTGTTTTTACCTAGGAAGAGTTTGCAAGTGATAAGCCTCTGATTTAGCTTATGCCAGTAGGAAACCTCTCCAGTTTCAATTTAAAGTAATAGCTTTTTAAGCATCAGATGTAATGAAAGATAGGTTTGTAGTGTTTATAGGGGAAAAAACAGTAGCAGTATGATTGCAAAACCTTAATTTGAAGATGTTATGGTGATTGGAGCATTTAGAAACTTTATCTTAGAGTAGCTGGTAACAGTTTCAGCAAGTGTTACTCAGCAGATGTAGTCAGTTTTTGCAATACAAAATCACTGTGTGATTAGCAAGAGACATCATGTCTCTTGCTTCAATACTCAAACATGTTTAAACATATCTGGTGGGGGGGTGGTTGGCAAGTATGAACCACAACTACTTCGTTCAAAATTTTGGAATCACATTAAAATGTATTAAACTTGTTTCTCACTTGGTAAAATACAGAGCTGTCCTGCACAATTTGCCTTATTAAATAATACAGTTAGCATTTTGAATCTTGGCCCAAGTAAAGCTTACTATGGCAGTATAATGTTGAGGCTTTTCTGACTGGCAAATGTTATTATTTCGATTTAGGGTTAGGGTGACAAGCTGGCTGTGTTGATTGGACTATAGTAACACAGGCAGAGGTGGCTGCACTCAAGCTAGGATTAggtcctctgctgtgctgaatcACTTGCTTGCTGTGTAAATTGGCTGATTCAGGCCATACTCTACCACAGACTAGTATATCCAGACTAACTGCAGTACTATTTAACAGGTGAATCACTGATGATTCTTCCTTGAGTCACTCTGTTTCACTGATTTTTATGTTTACAACTTGTAAATTTCTACAAAAGATACATGTCCCTGTCCCCTACCCCCTTCCCCTAAACCTCTACTGGTAAAATGAATTGTGCATTTTCAAGACAGGGATTTTTTTGCTAAgtatttttgttggttttcttttgcaggTTGAACGGCACAGAGAACACCTCATTAACTACATAATATTTTTGAGAATAACACCATTTCTTCCCAATTGGTTTATCAATATCACATCTCCTGTAATTAATGTGCCATTGAAAGTATTTTTCATTGGCACTTTCCTAGGTAAGAATTCtggctggtgaagagcagtcctTGTTCATCAGAGATCCCCATCTACTGGGCAGCTAAAAGATTGCATGAGAATTTTGGGGTTGCACTTTCTCATGTGTGGAACTTATAGTGCCAAAAGATTTTTAGTAGTTGGGACTATTCTGATGTGCTGGATCAGAGGTAATCATCCCAAGCTAAttacttagaatcacagaatagaatcaccaaggttggaagagacctcaaagatcatcaagtccaacctgtcacccaagacctcatgactactaaaccatggcaccaagtgccatgtccaatcccctcttgaacacctccagggatggtgactccaccacctccctgggcagcccattccaatggctaacaactctgtgaagaactttctcctcacctcgagcctaaacctcctctggtgcagcttgagactgtgtcctcttgttctggtgctggttgcctgggagaagagaccaaccccctcctggttacaaccacccttcaggtagttgtagacagcagtaaggtctgccctgagcctcctccaggctaaacaatcccatctcactcagcctttccttgtaaggcttgtgcttgaggcttctcaccagccttgttgcccttctctggacaagttcaagagtctcaatgtccttcttaaactgaggggcccagaactgatcacaggattcaaggtgtggcctaaccagtgctgagtacaggggcacaatgacttccctgctcctgctggccacaccatttctgatccaggccaggatgccattggccttcttagccacgtgggcacactgctggctcatgttcagccagctgttcaGCTGACTTGCTT
Proteins encoded in this region:
- the TMEM41B gene encoding transmembrane protein 41B: MAQRRAAERGPCQTEAESARQQRQLLEGKALAEGGSARTSLLILVSIFLSAAFLMFLVYKNFPQLSEEERECIKVPRDMDDAKALGKVLSKYKDTFYVQVLVAYFATYVFLQTFAIPGSIFLSILSGFLYPFPLALFLVCLCSGLGASFCYMLSYLVGRPVIYRYLTEKAVKWSEQVERHREHLINYIIFLRITPFLPNWFINITSPVINVPLKVFFIGTFLGVAPPSFVAIKAGTTLYQLTTAGEAVSWNSVFVLMILAILSILPAVFQKKLKQKFA